The Camelina sativa cultivar DH55 chromosome 16, Cs, whole genome shotgun sequence sequence AACGTGAGGAGagtctgatgaagaagaggcgTGAAGCTCTTCATGATTTCTCGGGATTGGTCGACGATGTGATGTTGGAGAGTTTGTCCGATATGGTCGCCGGGGTTTGGTCGGAAAATCCTGACTTGCAGCTTAAGTCAACTACTCAGATCAGGAAGCTTCTATGTATCCGCAGAAGTCCTCCTATCGATAAAGTGATAGACTCTGGAGTCGTGCCTCGGTTAGTTGAGTTTcttaagaaagaagataacCCTATGATTCAATTAGAGGCAGCTTGGGGTCTAACAAACATTGCATCTGGAACATCGGATCACACAAAGGTCGTAATCGAACACAATGCTGTTCCAATCTTTGTCCAGCTTCTTGCTTCACCCAATGATGATGTCCGTGAACAAGCTGTATGGGCGTTAGGTAACGTTGCTGGTGATTCAAAGCAGTGCCGTGATTATCTTCTTAACTGTGGAATACTTGCTCCGCTTCTCAATCAGCTTAATGAGCATACCAAATTGTCTATGCTTAGACAAGTCACATGGACCTTGTCAAACTTGTGTCGTGGTGGTGGCCAGGTGAATCCCGAGGCGCTTCAAGCCCTTGGACGATTAATTCGTTCTACCGATGAACAAGTCTTGACAGATGCTTGTTGGGCTCTCTTTTACATCCCTAAAGGGACCAATGATAAAATCCAGACTGTCATCGATGCCGGTGTTGTCCCAAGACTTGTTGAACTTCTCCTCCATCCTTCTATATCAGTGGTAACTCCTGCGCTTCGCACCGTTGGAAATATAGTACGTGGAGATGATCTACAAACACAGTTTGTGATCAATAGTGGTGCTCTGCCTTGTCTTGCCAACCTTCTAACTCAAAACTATAAGAAAAGCATTAAAAAGGAAACTTGTTGGACGATTTCAAACATCACAGCGGGAACCAAAGAACAGATCCAAGTTGTATAAGAGGCTAATTTGATTGCACCCTTGGTCAAGCTGCTTCAATGTGCTGAATTTGACATTAAGAAAGAAGCTGCGTGGGCTATTTCAAATGCAGCTTCAGGTTCTCATGATCAGATCAAATACCTTGTAGAACAAGGATGTATAAAACCGTTATGCGATCTCCTAAGATGTCTAGATCCAGAAATCCTAATTCTCTGCCTTAAAACATTGGAAAACATTTTGAaagtgggagaggaagagaagaagttggGTAATACAGGGGACATGAACCATTACGCTGAGCTGATTGATGATGCAGGAGGGCTAGACAAGATGGAGGACCTTCAGAACCATCATGACAACAGTGAGATTTATGACAAGGCTCTAAGAATTATGGAGACATACTGGCTTGAAGAAGATGAGGGAACACAACAATCTCCTGAGGGATTCAACTTCAACTGAAGGAATGGAATAAGAAGCTCGTAGTTTGGGCATAGGATTGGAATAAAGtatctttcaaagaaaaaaatatagctaCTGTATATAGGATTGTTCCTGTAATGATAAGATGCCAGTTTGCTTTGATCTATTttcttttactctgtttttggtgactttaaacttgtttaaaatttagacagtatattttaataattaccACATCGTAGTTTTTTGTTGTCAACTCGTTGCGATAAAACTTGTAATGGATTTCTTTCAATAAAGTTGAACAAATGAGT is a genomic window containing:
- the LOC104753541 gene encoding importin subunit alpha-1-like; the protein is MSLKPSARTEARRNQYKVTVDAEEGRRRREDNMVEVRKFKREESLMKKRREALHDFSGLVDDVMLESLSDMVAGVWSENPDLQLKSTTQIRKLLCIRRSPPIDKVIDSGVVPRLVEFLKKEDNPMIQLEAAWGLTNIASGTSDHTKVVIEHNAVPIFVQLLASPNDDVREQAVWALGNVAGDSKQCRDYLLNCGILAPLLNQLNEHTKLSMLRQVTWTLSNLCRGGGQVNPEALQALGRLIRSTDEQVLTDACWALFYIPKGTNDKIQTVIDAGVVPRLVELLLHPSISVVTPALRTVGNIVRGDDLQTQFVINSGALPCLANLLTQNYKKSIKKETCWTISNITAGTKEQIQVV